The Pseudophryne corroboree isolate aPseCor3 unplaced genomic scaffold, aPseCor3.hap2 scaffold_2339, whole genome shotgun sequence DNA segment CTGTATCGAGTTTTACCTGTAAATCAATGTAGTAGGATGAGCTGGACATAAGGGGATGAAAGGTGCACAGTCACTACATTCTATCATAACATTTACTTAATGTTTGATCCGACACATTGACCTCTCGTATAGCAATAATAATGTTTCTCTACAGATAAACTTGTTAATGACATGAAGAACCAGACTTACATTAGAGAATTCTACTTGTTGACATTTTTCTCCAAATCTGACTACACAGCAATAACTACCTGTGTGTTTTTCTTCCTATATATATTTGGAGTGCTCATCAATTCtattataataacagtgatatatattgatgctcagttacacacccccatgtacCTATTTCTCTGTAACTTGGCCTTAGTAGATATgtgttatacaaccactactgtccctaacctgctgcacatgttactatctggtgataatacagtgtctgtaatacaatgcttcacccagatgtactttCATGCTATGGCTGGTACCACAGAGGATGTAATAatactcattatggcatatgaccgatatgttgctatatgtgatcctttacactatcactATATCCTAAACAGGAAAAACTGTctcttatttgtatctggcacttggaTATCAGGATGCTTAAATGCATTTGTGTTTACATTCCCAGTGTCACGCATGTCCTTCTGTCAGTCTCCTATCATACATCAGTTTTTCTGTGATGTTAAAGCTCTGTTTAGCATTGCCTGTGCTGGCAGTGAAGACTATTTTATTGTCATTTGCATGGAGTTATTGCTATTTGGAGTTTTCCCAATCATGTTAAGTGTGACATCTTATCTAAAAATGATCAGAgtcatcttgcagataaaatctaaggatggaagaaagaatgccttctccacctgctcatcccacctcatcattatcattatgtatTGTATGACGGCTTTGGGTGCATACATGATGCCCCCATCAAAATATTCTAGTGTCCTAGAACCAGTCTTTACAGCATTGTATGCAGTTGTTACACCCACAATAaaccctctgatctacagtctacggaataaagTTGTGAAAAAGGC contains these protein-coding regions:
- the LOC135010394 gene encoding olfactory receptor 1-like gives rise to the protein MYFHAMAGTTEDVIILIMAYDRYVAICDPLHYHYILNRKNCLLFVSGTWISGCLNAFVFTFPVSRMSFCQSPIIHQFFCDVKALFSIACAGSEDYFIVICMELLLFGVFPIMLSVTSYLKMIRVILQIKSKDGRKNAFSTCSSHLIIIIMYCMTALGAYMMPPSKYSSVLEPVFTALYAVVTPTINPLIYSLRNKVVKKALRKILSVKVLNCK